One genomic window of Streptomonospora nanhaiensis includes the following:
- a CDS encoding FAD-dependent oxidoreductase: protein MSGGPAGAPGLRFSAGPDDPALHDHGPGLAALLTRFEVMVRSSHRTRRRFFHADAAAVRGEAVAAPAPGGPEPHPFFASGARVPVLARYSSGERADEVLPGTRGLSLLFCDPAHPGDPGRAVFALTLNTGRRLFARSAAHFHRFTFGTDADREAMAREDPGLRAAVWEQVRDPVAYPRYHYHSQVPRPYVDGAGRPWLARYRAVPASGAPDAGHHDPGGHPPPAAPPRSPRRAPGDDRPPTLLSDALRADVADGGFRVLLQVQLHPLGADPAANRAALDPARLWPEPAHPYRTLAELRFDAPLDGAVAEGLLFDPALAPEGLGIALARSPHEAASVNHVRALVYRAAHAARTRAPAPPAPPAANGRGPRRLTVCVLGAGPAGLAAARELELRGHRAVVLERAPEVGGKSVSVRVEGRAYDLGAHICTPEYAEVARLAADLGVETEDATPTRVHGPGRPAARRPDAAFFRPEAFARYTRLRAELFPGIRQPGLAHSAAHLARPVAEWLRGNGLTAMAASLGDGYTASGYGHLRGDLPALYFVKYAELTGLLSAGPAPTGHAGAFTVRDGFARLWRRVARDLADVRTGVRVRAVERTGAGVAVYTDGGPVRADALVLTPALDRVVHLLDATDEERDLAARIRTVDYRTAVFRASGLLREGFYLVGEHTAAAAEPGHLVAYHHRHAGADVYTGYLYGAEGLGEAGVRARVAADVARLGGRVEEVLLVRRWPFMPHFSGADLADGALARFEGMQGRARTYYTGGLLGYELVETAVAHARDLVGRFFPDAPQTGGAERRAAAGGAAAWAKPAAAPPRPVAVRGAAEIRDWLLARVAEEAGGPVDPRAPLDDYLVDSLAVAGVQGELSEWLGFRVSPTLLLELPTVEAVALHLAGLVGGPAAAPHARTASGHEESGPTVPERIPHE from the coding sequence GTGAGCGGCGGCCCCGCCGGGGCCCCCGGCCTGCGCTTCTCGGCCGGCCCCGACGACCCCGCCCTCCACGACCACGGCCCCGGTCTGGCCGCGCTCCTCACCCGCTTCGAGGTGATGGTCCGGTCCTCCCACCGCACCCGCCGGCGCTTCTTCCACGCCGACGCCGCCGCGGTGCGGGGCGAGGCGGTGGCCGCCCCGGCGCCCGGCGGCCCCGAGCCGCACCCGTTCTTCGCCTCCGGCGCGCGCGTGCCGGTGCTGGCCCGCTACAGCAGCGGCGAGCGGGCCGACGAGGTGCTGCCGGGCACCCGGGGGCTCTCCCTGCTCTTCTGCGACCCCGCGCACCCCGGCGACCCCGGCCGCGCCGTGTTCGCCCTCACCCTGAACACCGGGCGCCGCCTGTTCGCGCGCAGCGCCGCCCACTTCCACCGCTTCACCTTCGGCACCGACGCCGACCGGGAGGCCATGGCCCGCGAGGACCCCGGCCTGCGCGCGGCCGTGTGGGAGCAGGTCCGCGACCCCGTGGCCTACCCCCGCTACCACTACCACTCGCAGGTGCCGCGCCCCTACGTCGACGGCGCGGGCCGCCCGTGGCTGGCCCGCTACCGCGCCGTCCCCGCCTCGGGCGCGCCCGACGCCGGCCACCACGACCCCGGCGGCCACCCGCCGCCGGCGGCGCCGCCCCGGTCCCCGCGCCGCGCGCCCGGCGACGACCGGCCGCCCACCCTGCTCAGCGACGCGCTGCGCGCCGACGTGGCGGACGGCGGCTTCCGCGTCCTCCTGCAGGTCCAACTGCATCCCCTGGGCGCCGACCCGGCGGCCAACCGCGCGGCGCTCGACCCCGCGCGGCTGTGGCCGGAGCCCGCGCACCCCTACCGCACCCTCGCCGAACTGCGGTTCGACGCCCCGCTCGACGGCGCGGTCGCCGAGGGGCTGCTGTTCGACCCGGCACTGGCTCCCGAGGGCCTGGGCATCGCGCTGGCCCGGTCACCGCACGAGGCCGCCTCGGTCAACCACGTCCGGGCGCTGGTCTACCGCGCGGCGCACGCCGCCCGCACCCGCGCGCCCGCCCCGCCCGCCCCGCCCGCCGCGAACGGGCGCGGCCCCCGGCGGCTGACCGTGTGCGTACTCGGCGCGGGCCCGGCCGGGCTGGCGGCCGCCCGCGAACTGGAGCTGCGGGGCCACCGCGCCGTGGTGCTGGAGCGCGCGCCCGAGGTCGGCGGGAAGTCGGTCTCCGTCCGCGTGGAGGGCCGCGCCTACGACCTCGGCGCCCACATCTGCACCCCCGAGTACGCCGAGGTCGCCCGGCTCGCCGCCGACCTGGGCGTTGAGACCGAGGACGCCACGCCCACCCGCGTCCACGGCCCCGGCCGGCCGGCGGCCCGCCGCCCCGACGCCGCGTTCTTCCGCCCCGAGGCGTTCGCGCGCTACACCCGGCTGCGCGCCGAGCTCTTCCCCGGCATCCGGCAACCCGGCCTGGCCCACTCGGCCGCGCACCTGGCCCGGCCCGTGGCCGAGTGGCTGCGCGGCAACGGCCTGACGGCCATGGCCGCCTCCCTGGGCGACGGCTACACCGCCTCGGGCTACGGCCACCTGCGCGGCGACCTGCCCGCGCTGTACTTCGTCAAATACGCCGAGCTGACCGGCCTGCTGTCGGCCGGGCCGGCGCCGACCGGCCACGCGGGCGCCTTCACCGTCCGCGACGGGTTCGCGCGGCTGTGGCGGCGCGTGGCCCGCGACCTCGCCGACGTGCGGACGGGGGTGCGCGTCCGCGCGGTCGAGCGCACCGGCGCGGGGGTCGCGGTGTACACCGACGGCGGGCCGGTGCGCGCGGACGCGCTGGTCCTCACCCCGGCCCTGGACCGGGTGGTGCACCTGCTCGACGCCACCGACGAGGAGCGCGACCTCGCGGCGCGGATCCGCACGGTCGACTACCGCACCGCGGTGTTCCGGGCCTCGGGCCTGCTCCGCGAGGGCTTCTACCTGGTCGGCGAGCACACCGCCGCCGCGGCCGAGCCGGGGCACCTGGTGGCCTACCACCACCGCCACGCCGGCGCCGACGTCTACACCGGCTACCTCTACGGCGCCGAGGGACTCGGTGAGGCGGGGGTCCGCGCCCGGGTGGCGGCCGACGTCGCCCGGCTGGGCGGGCGGGTCGAGGAGGTCCTGCTGGTGCGCCGGTGGCCGTTTATGCCGCACTTCTCCGGCGCCGACCTCGCCGACGGCGCGCTCGCGCGGTTCGAGGGCATGCAGGGCCGCGCCCGGACCTACTACACCGGCGGCCTGCTCGGCTACGAACTGGTCGAGACCGCCGTCGCCCACGCCCGCGACCTCGTCGGGCGGTTCTTCCCGGACGCCCCGCAGACCGGCGGCGCCGAGAGGCGCGCGGCGGCGGGCGGGGCGGCCGCGTGGGCCAAGCCCGCCGCCGCGCCGCCGCGCCCGGTGGCGGTCCGGGGCGCCGCCGAGATCCGGGACTGGCTGCTGGCGCGCGTCGCCGAGGAGGCGGGAGGGCCGGTGGACCCCCGGGCGCCCCTGGACGACTACCTGGTGGACTCGCTCGCCGTCGCGGGCGTGCAGGGCGAGCTGTCGGAGTGGCTCGGGTTCCGGGTTTCGCCCACCCTGCTGCTGGAGCTGCCCACCGTCGAGGCGGTGGCGCTCCACCTGGCCGGGCTCGTGGGCGGCCCCGCGGCGGCTCCCCACGCCCGGACCGCCTCCGGCCACGAGGAGTCCGGACCGACCGTTCCCGAAAGGATCCCCCATGAGTGA
- a CDS encoding cytochrome P450: MTETTETATAPRPQYPFSSRGDCLAPELDDLRGECPVVPALSNAGEDVWLVTGHAEARAVLTDSRVFDRAAVGLPDAPVQDTPIYAPEVMNTMGFLRRAGLADEVRRALGPEHPDLPEEWVRAVVRRELAAMLAGPQPGDLQHHLATRVSGEVMCRLLGIPLADLPRVAEFADGDVTMLVPAEQTARNWAGMQSHMAGLIAQVRDGTAASARIPADGLMQRLVARNDPDRGLTTGQLANIVGGLFVLGYEDMTSFLGVGAHNLLRRPWALEELRADPATADRHIEELLRFSVVLGNALARIVTTDTEIAGRRLRAGDMVLISTDAANHDPEVFPDPHRYDPRRSPNPHIRFGHGPHYCAGAHLARWVARIAFTELSHHRDLRLAVPPEQLEWRPNHMAITLAALPVRW; this comes from the coding sequence ATGACCGAGACGACCGAGACCGCCACCGCGCCCCGTCCGCAGTACCCCTTCAGCTCCCGGGGGGACTGCCTCGCGCCCGAACTCGACGACCTGCGCGGCGAGTGCCCCGTCGTCCCCGCCCTCAGCAACGCCGGTGAGGACGTCTGGCTCGTCACCGGCCACGCCGAGGCCCGCGCGGTGCTGACCGACTCCCGCGTCTTCGACCGCGCGGCGGTGGGGCTGCCGGACGCCCCCGTCCAGGACACCCCCATCTACGCGCCCGAGGTCATGAACACCATGGGTTTCCTGCGCCGGGCCGGCCTCGCCGACGAGGTCCGGCGCGCCCTGGGCCCCGAGCACCCCGACCTGCCCGAGGAGTGGGTGCGCGCGGTGGTCCGCCGCGAACTGGCGGCCATGCTCGCCGGCCCCCAGCCCGGCGACCTCCAGCACCACCTGGCCACCCGGGTCTCGGGCGAGGTCATGTGCCGGCTGCTGGGCATCCCGCTCGCCGACCTCCCGCGGGTGGCCGAGTTCGCCGACGGCGACGTCACCATGCTGGTGCCCGCCGAGCAGACCGCGCGCAACTGGGCCGGGATGCAGAGCCACATGGCCGGGCTGATCGCCCAGGTCCGCGACGGTACGGCGGCGTCCGCCCGGATCCCCGCCGACGGCCTCATGCAGCGCCTGGTCGCGCGCAACGACCCCGACCGCGGCCTGACCACCGGCCAGCTGGCCAACATCGTGGGCGGGCTGTTCGTCCTGGGCTACGAGGACATGACGAGCTTCCTGGGCGTGGGCGCCCACAACCTGCTGCGCCGCCCCTGGGCCCTGGAGGAGCTGCGCGCCGACCCCGCCACCGCCGACCGCCACATCGAGGAGCTGCTGCGCTTCAGCGTGGTCCTGGGCAACGCCCTGGCCCGCATCGTCACCACCGACACCGAGATCGCCGGCCGCCGCCTGCGCGCCGGCGACATGGTCCTGATCTCCACCGACGCCGCCAACCACGACCCGGAGGTCTTCCCCGACCCCCACCGCTACGACCCCCGGCGCAGTCCCAACCCCCACATCCGCTTCGGCCACGGCCCCCACTACTGCGCGGGCGCCCACCTGGCCCGCTGGGTCGCCCGCATCGCCTTCACCGAACTGTCCCACCACCGCGACCTCCGCCTCGCGGTCCCCCCCGAACAACTCGAATGGCGCCCCAACCACATGGCCATCACCCTGGCCGCTCTGCCCGTCCGCTGGTAG
- a CDS encoding NUDIX hydrolase: MLDESWQPPAVLVAVDLVILTLRSERLHVLLVERGIEPFRGHHALPGGFLNNAGEDVLAAAHRELREEANLEGARLHLEQLGAYGAPDRDPRGRVVSVAYLAIAPGLPEPVAGTDAAGASWRPVEDVSSGRVRLAFDHRQILADGVERARAKIEHSSLATAFCGETFTVAELQRVYEAVWGVRLDQRNFYRKIQGVPGFIVPAGPNRRTTKGRPARLFRAGPRNALHPPLVRPGSPATNEGNQ, from the coding sequence ATGCTCGACGAATCCTGGCAACCTCCGGCCGTCCTGGTGGCGGTCGACCTGGTCATTCTGACCCTGCGTTCCGAACGCCTCCACGTCTTGCTTGTGGAGCGCGGTATCGAGCCTTTCAGGGGCCACCACGCCCTCCCCGGCGGCTTTCTCAACAACGCCGGCGAGGACGTGCTCGCCGCCGCCCATCGTGAACTCCGCGAGGAGGCGAACCTCGAGGGGGCGCGGCTGCACCTGGAGCAGTTGGGTGCCTACGGCGCGCCCGACCGGGACCCGCGCGGCCGGGTCGTTTCAGTCGCCTACCTGGCCATTGCGCCTGGGCTCCCCGAACCTGTCGCCGGTACCGACGCGGCGGGAGCCTCCTGGAGACCCGTCGAGGACGTCAGTTCGGGGCGTGTGAGACTGGCGTTCGACCATCGGCAGATTCTCGCTGACGGGGTGGAGCGCGCCCGCGCGAAAATCGAGCATTCCTCCCTTGCGACCGCCTTTTGCGGTGAAACCTTCACGGTCGCGGAATTGCAGCGTGTCTATGAGGCTGTCTGGGGGGTCCGGCTCGACCAGCGGAACTTCTATCGAAAGATCCAGGGTGTGCCCGGATTCATCGTTCCGGCGGGACCGAACCGCCGAACGACGAAGGGGCGGCCCGCACGACTCTTCCGGGCCGGGCCGCGGAACGCGCTGCACCCACCGCTGGTCCGCCCCGGTTCTCCGGCGACGAACGAGGGGAATCAGTGA
- a CDS encoding AMP-binding protein, producing the protein MDHTKAGGERSVAARFRELHDRVPDRGLLVFTDDDGRDVDTMTVRRLAWEAERIRADLAGRGLAPGARALLVHLPSLDFVSAFLGCQAAGLVPVPVAPPNPFKPGRDIGVLAAVAASSGADLVLTHTPYRDLLAAGRHARRSAPGAPAWPDLPWADTDRPGPVPAHAPDLGRWHEPADLDSPAFLQYTSGSTGAPKGVVVSHRNIHHELDSIARDLDLGDDTVAVTWVPHFHDLGLVSFLLNTLVGHSARTHVLSPLSFLRRPAVWFEVASRVRATHTAAPNFAFDLVVRKTAAEQRASWDLSSLRVVGSSGELIRPATVERFLAAFAEARFPPEAFYPTYGLAEHTLSLTMGGSGPLRVDPDAIRLGRAVPVGDDPARPAASYYGCGTVTKPGARLRVVDPQTRLPCGPGRVGEIWADSATKARGYWGLPDHTREVFAARTADGDPREYLRTGDLGFLHEGELFVTGRLKDMIIVRGHNHYPQDIEDTVRGCHPLVRSGGVAAFAVPAEEDAAAGERLVVLVETTVEPSAEDAAALVRAVRRAVADAHGIPCDDVVVGGRGLVLKTTSGKIRRSACRAAYLDGAAAAGAAAVGR; encoded by the coding sequence GTGGACCACACCAAGGCCGGCGGCGAGCGATCCGTCGCGGCGCGCTTCCGGGAGCTGCACGACCGCGTCCCCGACCGCGGACTTCTCGTCTTCACCGACGACGACGGCCGCGACGTCGACACCATGACGGTGCGCCGCCTGGCCTGGGAGGCCGAGCGCATCCGGGCCGACCTGGCCGGGCGCGGCCTCGCCCCCGGCGCCCGCGCCCTCCTGGTGCACCTGCCCTCCCTCGACTTCGTCAGCGCGTTCCTGGGCTGCCAGGCCGCGGGACTCGTGCCGGTGCCGGTCGCGCCCCCCAACCCGTTCAAGCCCGGGCGCGACATCGGGGTGCTCGCGGCCGTCGCCGCGAGCTCGGGCGCCGACCTCGTGCTGACCCACACCCCCTACCGCGACCTGCTCGCCGCCGGCCGGCACGCCCGGCGGTCCGCCCCCGGCGCCCCCGCCTGGCCCGACCTCCCCTGGGCCGACACCGACCGCCCCGGCCCGGTGCCCGCCCACGCCCCCGACCTCGGCCGCTGGCACGAGCCCGCCGACCTGGACTCCCCCGCGTTCCTCCAGTACACCTCCGGCTCCACCGGCGCCCCCAAGGGCGTGGTCGTCAGCCACCGCAACATCCACCACGAACTGGACTCCATCGCCCGCGACCTCGACCTCGGCGACGACACCGTCGCGGTCACCTGGGTCCCGCACTTCCACGACCTCGGACTCGTCAGCTTCCTGCTCAACACCCTCGTCGGGCACTCCGCGCGCACCCACGTGCTGTCCCCGCTGAGCTTCCTGCGCCGCCCCGCCGTGTGGTTCGAGGTGGCCTCGCGGGTGCGCGCCACGCACACCGCCGCCCCCAACTTCGCGTTCGACCTCGTCGTGCGCAAGACCGCCGCCGAACAGCGGGCCTCCTGGGACCTGTCGTCGCTGCGGGTGGTGGGGTCCTCGGGCGAGCTGATCCGGCCCGCCACGGTCGAGCGCTTCCTGGCCGCCTTCGCCGAGGCCCGCTTCCCGCCCGAGGCGTTCTACCCCACCTACGGCCTGGCCGAGCACACCCTCAGCCTCACGATGGGCGGCAGCGGCCCGCTGCGCGTCGACCCCGACGCCATCAGGCTCGGCCGCGCCGTGCCCGTCGGCGACGACCCGGCGCGGCCCGCCGCCTCCTACTACGGCTGCGGCACCGTCACCAAGCCTGGCGCCCGCCTGCGCGTGGTCGACCCGCAGACCCGCCTGCCGTGCGGGCCCGGCCGCGTGGGCGAGATCTGGGCCGACTCCGCGACCAAGGCCCGCGGGTACTGGGGCCTGCCCGACCACACCCGCGAGGTGTTCGCGGCGCGCACGGCAGACGGCGACCCCCGGGAGTACCTGCGCACCGGCGACCTCGGGTTCCTCCACGAGGGGGAGCTGTTCGTCACGGGCCGGCTCAAGGACATGATCATAGTCCGGGGCCACAACCACTATCCCCAGGACATCGAGGACACCGTCCGCGGCTGCCACCCCCTCGTCCGCTCCGGCGGCGTCGCGGCGTTCGCGGTGCCCGCCGAGGAGGATGCGGCGGCGGGCGAGCGCCTGGTGGTCCTGGTCGAGACCACCGTGGAGCCCTCCGCCGAGGACGCGGCCGCCCTGGTGCGCGCGGTCCGCCGCGCGGTGGCCGACGCCCACGGCATCCCCTGCGACGACGTGGTCGTGGGCGGCCGCGGCCTGGTGCTCAAGACCACCAGCGGCAAGATCCGCCGCAGCGCCTGCCGGGCGGCCTACCTGGACGGCGCGGCCGCGGCCGGCGCCGCGGCGGTGGGGCGGTGA
- a CDS encoding PTS transporter subunit EIIC — protein MSDSGAADHAATARDLLALVGGEGNVTSIANCISRLRVGVAHRDRVRDQEIREHPKVLGVVEDETFQIVLGPAAVSRVAEEFRRLVEAERVGCADSPAGAPDAGGAGGAGGAGGGAPDAGGAASDAAALAAKGAAIRAENKRRNATPFKLLLRRVANIFVPLIPALIACGILAGVTGVLTNLGWLTPALPAMRAIAQGFMSLITVFVGMNAAKEFGGTPVLGGAVAAIIPFAGIAEVQAFGVQLTPGQGGVLGALGAAVLCAYVERWARRWVPGTLDILLTPTIAVLVSGLVTVYGLMFVAGEVSAAIGVGANWLLGQAGAVAGLVLGGLFLPLVMLGLHQALIPIHTTLIEVDGFTVLLPVLAMAGAGQVGAAAAVYLRLKNNEGVRATIRSALPAGLLGVGEPLIYGVTLPLGRPFLTACAGGAVGGSFLGLANQLGVSAGSTAIGPSGWALFPLVQGNQGIGAAVLVYGLGLLVGYVAGFLLTYFFGFSRQSLAELNAAESPAPEADPADDPAAPKRSEAGTGVAAGG, from the coding sequence ATGAGCGACTCGGGTGCCGCCGACCACGCGGCCACAGCACGGGACCTCCTCGCGCTGGTCGGTGGCGAAGGCAACGTCACCTCCATCGCCAACTGCATCAGCCGGCTGCGCGTCGGCGTCGCCCACCGCGACCGGGTGCGCGACCAGGAGATCCGCGAGCATCCCAAGGTGCTCGGCGTGGTCGAGGACGAGACCTTCCAGATCGTGCTGGGCCCGGCCGCGGTCTCCAGGGTGGCCGAGGAGTTCCGGCGGCTGGTCGAGGCCGAGCGCGTCGGGTGCGCCGACTCCCCCGCCGGCGCGCCCGACGCGGGCGGCGCGGGCGGCGCGGGCGGCGCGGGCGGCGGCGCACCCGACGCGGGCGGCGCGGCCTCCGACGCCGCGGCGCTGGCCGCCAAGGGCGCGGCGATCCGGGCCGAGAACAAGCGGCGCAACGCGACCCCGTTCAAGCTGCTGCTGCGGCGCGTGGCCAACATCTTCGTGCCGCTCATCCCCGCGCTGATCGCCTGCGGCATCCTCGCCGGTGTCACCGGGGTGCTCACCAACCTGGGCTGGCTCACCCCGGCCCTCCCGGCCATGCGGGCCATCGCGCAGGGCTTCATGTCGCTGATCACGGTGTTCGTCGGCATGAACGCCGCCAAGGAGTTCGGGGGCACCCCCGTGCTGGGCGGCGCGGTCGCCGCGATCATCCCCTTCGCCGGGATCGCCGAGGTCCAGGCGTTCGGGGTGCAGCTCACGCCCGGCCAGGGCGGCGTGCTGGGCGCCCTGGGCGCGGCGGTGCTGTGCGCCTACGTCGAGCGGTGGGCGCGCCGGTGGGTGCCCGGCACCCTGGACATCCTCCTCACGCCCACCATCGCGGTCCTGGTCTCGGGCCTGGTCACCGTCTACGGGCTGATGTTCGTGGCAGGCGAGGTCTCCGCGGCCATCGGCGTGGGCGCCAACTGGCTGCTGGGCCAGGCCGGGGCCGTGGCCGGGCTGGTGCTGGGCGGGCTGTTCCTGCCGCTGGTGATGCTGGGGCTGCACCAGGCCCTCATCCCCATCCACACCACCCTCATCGAGGTGGACGGCTTCACCGTGCTGCTGCCGGTGCTGGCCATGGCGGGCGCGGGGCAGGTCGGCGCGGCCGCCGCGGTCTACCTGCGGCTCAAGAACAACGAGGGGGTGCGCGCCACCATCCGCTCGGCGCTGCCCGCCGGCCTGCTGGGCGTGGGCGAGCCGCTGATCTACGGCGTGACCCTGCCGCTGGGCCGCCCGTTCCTGACGGCCTGCGCCGGCGGCGCGGTCGGCGGCAGCTTCCTCGGCCTGGCCAACCAGCTGGGGGTCAGCGCGGGCTCGACCGCCATCGGCCCCTCGGGCTGGGCGCTGTTCCCGCTGGTGCAGGGCAACCAGGGCATCGGGGCCGCCGTCCTGGTCTACGGCCTGGGCCTGCTGGTCGGCTACGTCGCCGGGTTCCTGCTGACCTACTTCTTCGGGTTCAGCCGGCAGAGCCTGGCCGAACTCAACGCCGCGGAGTCGCCGGCGCCCGAGGCCGACCCCGCCGACGACCCCGCGGCGCCGAAGCGGTCGGAGGCCGGGACCGGGGTGGCGGCGGGCGGCTGA
- a CDS encoding 5'-methylthioadenosine/S-adenosylhomocysteine nucleosidase family protein: MKDNLVVMLTALNLEYEAVWRKLVGPEVHRHERGTRFEVGTLAGTKCRVALGLTGKGNHPAAVLAERAIQRFSPVAVLFVGVAGALWDATPLGDVVMATHVYAYHGGTSEDDGLKARPRVWELAHEISQVAAHVGRTGDWAPPAEPGHRPPRVHFGAIAAGEIVQNSRISHEARWIRKTYNDALAIEMEAAGVAQAGHLNGSPVAIVRGISDRADGTKSTDGDGTWQPRAAANAAAFAARLAAELTKDQERRGMDDGTFGEKGGGVTNYAFGQVGIQAGQVTGSRVSMGADLSGPEPADLAAGLAAFRDDLVRERSAGRIDGATYDAAQAEIDIASKALADSTPEGKGAFVLALKRLRGLIGDVAELAAKVAAFIAAAQGVS; encoded by the coding sequence GTGAAAGACAACCTGGTGGTCATGCTCACCGCTCTCAACCTCGAGTACGAGGCGGTGTGGCGCAAACTGGTTGGTCCGGAGGTGCACCGCCACGAACGGGGAACGCGTTTCGAGGTCGGCACTTTAGCGGGCACGAAATGCCGGGTCGCCCTGGGGCTCACCGGAAAGGGGAACCACCCGGCCGCCGTGCTGGCCGAACGCGCCATCCAGCGGTTCTCGCCGGTGGCCGTCCTCTTCGTCGGTGTGGCGGGTGCGCTGTGGGACGCCACGCCGCTCGGCGACGTCGTGATGGCAACGCACGTCTACGCCTATCACGGCGGCACAAGCGAGGACGACGGGCTCAAGGCCCGTCCGCGGGTGTGGGAGCTGGCACACGAGATCAGCCAGGTCGCCGCCCACGTGGGACGGACCGGCGACTGGGCGCCCCCGGCGGAACCCGGCCACCGTCCGCCCAGGGTCCACTTCGGCGCGATCGCGGCGGGCGAGATCGTGCAGAACTCACGGATCTCCCACGAGGCGCGCTGGATCCGCAAGACGTACAACGACGCCCTGGCGATTGAGATGGAGGCCGCCGGTGTGGCGCAGGCCGGGCATCTCAACGGATCACCGGTCGCGATCGTGCGAGGTATCAGCGACAGGGCCGATGGAACCAAGTCAACGGACGGGGACGGGACCTGGCAGCCGCGTGCGGCGGCGAACGCCGCGGCGTTCGCCGCCCGGCTCGCCGCAGAACTGACCAAGGATCAGGAGCGTCGCGGTATGGATGACGGCACATTCGGCGAGAAGGGCGGCGGCGTCACCAACTACGCCTTCGGCCAGGTGGGTATTCAGGCCGGTCAGGTCACCGGGAGCAGGGTCTCCATGGGCGCGGACCTTTCCGGACCGGAGCCGGCCGACCTCGCCGCCGGGCTCGCGGCGTTCCGCGACGACCTGGTGCGCGAACGCTCGGCCGGCAGGATCGACGGGGCGACGTACGACGCCGCGCAGGCGGAGATCGATATCGCGAGCAAGGCCTTGGCGGACAGCACGCCGGAGGGAAAGGGCGCGTTCGTCCTCGCCCTCAAGCGGCTGCGGGGCCTTATCGGAGACGTCGCCGAACTGGCGGCGAAGGTGGCGGCTTTCATCGCGGCAGCGCAGGGAGTCTCGTGA
- the murQ gene encoding N-acetylmuramic acid 6-phosphate etherase, which produces MATTDTSGAENSVRGLRADLAGLATEARRTDLAGIDRMGTEAIVRAMNDEDRAVAPAVAAAAPAIAAAVDAIAERMNRGGRLIYVGAGTAGRMGVLDASECPPTFNTAPGQVVGLIAGGPTAIHNAVEGAEDDTEAAVADLEALALVPDDTVVGISASGRTPYSVAAVRHAAGRGALTVGVSSNPGSPLGAAADHAIEVETGPELIAGSTRLKAGTAQKLVLNTLSTVTMIRLGKTYGNLMVDLRSTNEKLRVRAHRIVEMATGADEDEVRRALSAAGGHVKTAILTILGRLDAEEAARLLDASGGRLREAVESAAPRD; this is translated from the coding sequence ATGGCGACTACAGACACCAGCGGGGCCGAGAACTCCGTGCGCGGGCTGCGCGCCGACCTCGCCGGGCTGGCGACCGAGGCCCGCCGGACCGACCTCGCGGGCATCGACCGCATGGGCACCGAGGCCATCGTGCGCGCCATGAACGACGAGGACCGCGCCGTCGCCCCGGCCGTGGCCGCCGCCGCGCCGGCCATCGCCGCCGCCGTGGACGCCATCGCCGAGCGCATGAACCGCGGCGGGCGCCTCATCTACGTCGGCGCCGGGACCGCCGGGCGGATGGGCGTCCTGGACGCCTCGGAGTGCCCGCCCACCTTCAACACCGCCCCCGGGCAGGTGGTCGGGCTCATCGCGGGCGGGCCCACCGCCATCCACAACGCCGTCGAGGGCGCCGAGGACGACACCGAGGCCGCGGTCGCCGACCTGGAGGCCCTGGCCCTCGTGCCCGACGACACCGTGGTCGGGATCTCCGCCTCGGGCCGCACCCCCTACTCGGTCGCCGCCGTGCGCCACGCCGCCGGGCGCGGCGCCCTGACGGTGGGCGTGTCCTCCAACCCGGGATCGCCGCTGGGCGCCGCCGCCGACCACGCCATCGAGGTCGAGACCGGCCCCGAGCTGATCGCCGGCTCCACCCGGCTCAAGGCGGGCACCGCACAGAAGCTCGTCCTGAACACGCTGTCGACGGTCACCATGATCCGGCTGGGCAAGACCTACGGAAACCTCATGGTCGACCTGCGCAGCACCAACGAGAAGCTGCGCGTGCGGGCGCACCGGATCGTGGAGATGGCCACCGGCGCCGACGAGGACGAGGTGCGCCGCGCCCTGTCCGCCGCCGGCGGCCACGTCAAGACCGCGATCCTCACGATTCTCGGCCGCCTCGACGCCGAGGAGGCCGCGCGCCTCCTCGACGCCTCCGGCGGCCGGCTCCGCGAGGCGGTCGAGTCGGCCGCCCCCAGGGACTAG
- a CDS encoding alpha/beta hydrolase domain-containing protein, whose amino-acid sequence MGRARTGTPPPAAERITRDGQGRIARGADGHALGGIRLSQVEVPTALNTGANRPDGPGNEFCVLFGSHAPYDDDRLAELYPTRAGYLAAVTRVELRNLRDGYITRADSARNRREAALSGIGG is encoded by the coding sequence GTGGGCCGGGCGCGGACCGGCACCCCGCCGCCGGCCGCCGAGCGGATCACCCGCGACGGCCAGGGCCGGATCGCGCGCGGCGCGGACGGCCACGCCCTGGGCGGCATCCGGCTGTCCCAGGTGGAGGTCCCCACCGCGCTGAACACCGGGGCCAACCGGCCCGACGGCCCGGGCAACGAGTTCTGCGTGCTCTTCGGCTCGCACGCCCCCTACGACGACGACCGCCTGGCCGAGCTCTACCCCACCCGGGCGGGCTACCTGGCCGCGGTCACCCGCGTGGAGCTGCGCAACCTGCGCGACGGCTACATCACCCGCGCCGACTCCGCGCGCAACCGGCGCGAGGCCGCCCTCTCGGGTATCGGCGGATAG